GCGTATTCATAGTATTCGTTTGCCTGGTTTGGTTGCACACCAGGAGGTTTTATTTGGAGGACCCGGACAAACGTTAACCATTCGTCACGATTCAATTAATCGAGCTTCATTTATGCCAGGTGTTCGCTTGTCAGTAGAAGCTGTTTTAACATTAAATACACTCGTATATGGATTAGAACATATTATTGAATAGAGGAGAACCTACTATGAGAATTGCATTGATTGCTCATGATAAGAAAAAAGACGATATGGTTGAATTTACGTTGGCATATAAAGATATCCTAGCCGAACATGAATTATATGCCACGGGCACAACTGGGACTAGAATTACAGCAGCAACTGGCTTACCAGTTACTCTTTTTAAATCAGGACCACTCGGCGGAGATCAGCAAATTGGAGCACGTGTAGCTGAGAATTTATTTGACTTGATTATATTTCTTAGAGATCCTTTAACAGCGCAGCCTCATGAACCGGATGTCACAGCTCTAGTAAGATTATGTGATTTACAAGCAGTACCATTGGCTACTAATTTAGGCACTGCAGATATTTTGATTAAAGGACTACAAAATGGTGACTTTAAATGGCGTGAGGTCGTGCATGAAAAGGAATAATAATTTGGAATCACTTGATATTCTTGCATTTGGTGCTCATCCTGATGATGTTGAAATTGGCATGGCAGGTACGCTTGCTAAGTACTCGGCTATGGGAAAAAGAGTTGGGATCTGTAATTTAACACGAGCTGAGCTTTCATCAAATGGAACAGTTGAAACACGCCAAGATGAAGCAGAAGAGGCGGCTAGACATATGGGACTTGACGTCCGTGTTCAGCTTGAGCTGCCTGACAGGGGTCTATTTCCGATCCAGCCAGAGGATAT
The nucleotide sequence above comes from Alkalicoccobacillus plakortidis. Encoded proteins:
- the mgsA gene encoding methylglyoxal synthase encodes the protein MRIALIAHDKKKDDMVEFTLAYKDILAEHELYATGTTGTRITAATGLPVTLFKSGPLGGDQQIGARVAENLFDLIIFLRDPLTAQPHEPDVTALVRLCDLQAVPLATNLGTADILIKGLQNGDFKWREVVHEKE